The Hymenobacter swuensis DY53 genome includes the window CCCGAAATCGGGAGCAAGGTTGGGGTGCCCGTGCCGTTGGAAGGCAGGGCAACGAGAGTGGTGCCGCCCTGCGCGAGGCCATACACCGTGGTGGTTTGGGCAAAGGCTGCCGGCGCGGCCAGCAGCGAAATACCCAGCGTAAGCCCCAGCAAACGACGGTTGAAAGTGGGCAGTATGGGTGTCTTCATGCGGATAGAAAGGGGGGTAAGGATGGAAAATACACGTCCGCCAACCTCAGCTTTCTATTGCACTATAGCTACCTCGCGCTGAGCTTTGACTGGAAAGCTTACGCCGGAAGGAACTAATATGGATTGTTGATTTTCATTAAAAATTCATTAAAAATAGTTGATGTATATAATTGTGCTCCAGTGCAAACAATCCGACTAATACTGTCGTTTCAGCCGTCCTGATCAGTTGGATTCTCCCGCCGCCGGGGCCGGAGCTGGTTTCTTTTCCAATTCTAGTACCCGCACCACGTCGCCCACGGCAATATGGCCGCCTTGCACAATGCGGGCCGTGAGGCCACCGTGGCCGCGCATAGCATTGTAGCCGCCTGGTCCCAGCTCTTCCTCCATGCGGGAGCAGGGATGGCACTCGCCGGTAATTTCCAGCACCACCTCGGAGCCGATGCCGATGCGCCGGTTTTTTAGGGCTAGCAGGTTCAGGCCGCTCACCACCAGGTTGCGGCGCAGCCGCTCCGGGGCTACCGGCTCCGGCATCCCCAGAAACCCGGCCACGGCGCCCAAATGCTCGTGCTGAATAAGGGTAATCTGGCGCTTGCCGCCGGCTTTGGGCCGGGCGTGGTCACCCAGCAGATGCCGGTCGGTTTCGGCCTCAGCTTCGGGCACGCTCAGTAACGGCTGGCGGCGGGCTGGGCGCAACCCAATCCACTCTACCCGGCCCTGTTGGGGCAAGGTGCTGAGTAGGCGGGCAATGGTTGATTTATCGTCGCCGAAAAAGGGGAAGGGCATACTGGTACGTTCAGGGTGAAGTGGTGGAAAGGTTGTGTACGGCCGCTACTGCCTCTCGAACTGCCGCGCGACCAGAAAAGCCGCACCAGCTGCTAGGGCTCCGGTACCGGCCATCTTGAGGGCTCCCCACACCGGTGGCTGGCCGGTCATGCGGCTCTTGAGGTAGCCGAAAATCAACAGGCACACCAGCGTCATCACGGCAGACAGCACCAGACCCTCGGTGGGCGTAGCCGTCAGGAAGTAGGCGCTGAGCGGAATGAGGCCGCCTACTGCATAGGCCGTGCTGATGGTAAAGGCACTCTTGGGGGCCTGGCGTGGGTCGGGTTTTTCGAGGCCCAGCTCGTATTTCATCATGAAGCGCACCCATTGGTCGGGGTCGGCGGTAAGCTCGCGCACGGCCTGCGCCCGGGTGGCTGCCGAGAGGCCCATTTCCTGGAGTAGCTCGTCTACCTCGGCCCGTTCGACGTGGGGGACTTCCGCAATTTCCTGGTATTCACGCTGTAGTTCGGCCGCGTAATGCTCTACCTCGGTACGCCCGGCCAAGTAGCCGCCTAGGCCCATGGCAATGGAACCGGCCACCACCTCGGCCAGCCCGGCCGTAATCACCAGCCCTGAGGATTGCACCGCCCCACTCAGACCAGCCGCCAGCGCAAACGGCACCGTCAGCCCATCCGAGAGGCCGATTACAATGTCCTGTAGCATGGCCGAGCTGGTCAGGTGGTTTTCGGGGTGCGGATGTTGGTGCTGCATAGTAGGTAAATGTAGGCGTATTGTTAACCTGATAGGTTTTTACGCGTATGCAGGCCAGACGGTAGCCGATTCGGCTGCTTTCCTTCCAACCGATATTCTTTTTCCCTTACGTACCATGGCCAAAACCACCGCCAAACCAGCTGCCGCCCCCAAGGCTGCTCCTAAAGCCTCGGCTGCTAAAAAAGCTGCTCCTGCCTCTAATGGCCAGACCGCCAGCGTGCAGCCCATTTTGAACCAGCAGTTCAACGCCCCCGCGCCGCTCCAGAAGTACGGTACCGTGTCGCAGCGCTTACCCATCGGGCTCGACGAGAAAACCCGTCAGCAGAGCGTAACCAATCTCAACCAACTGCTGGCCGACACCATCACGCTGCGCGACCTGTACAAAAAACACCATTGGCAGGTAGTAGGCCCTACTTTTTATCAACTGCATCTGCTCTACGATAAGCACTACGAAGAGCAAAGCACCCTGGTAGATACCATTGCTGAGCGCATTCAGATTCTGGGTGGTGTGGCCGTGGCCATGGCCCACGATGTGGCCGAGCTGACCAGTATTCCGCGCCCGCCCCGTGACCGGGAGGAGGCCCCGATTCAGGTAGGCCGTCTGCTGGAAGCCCACCAGATCATCCTCAAAAACTGCCACGACTTCGCTAAGCAGGCCGATGAGGCCGGCGACGACGGGACCAACGACTTGGCTGTGAGTGACGTCATGCGTCTCAACGAATTGCAGGTATGGTTCGTGTCGGAGCACGTAGTAGATACGCCTTTGGCCCGCGCTGAGTAACAGCGGCTACCGGCTTTTTTGCCAGCAAACGGCTTCCTTCCCACGCGGAGGGAAGCCGCTTGTGTTTTAGCGATGCGCCTTTTGCTTTTCTTGGTGATTTTCTTCCGCTTCCTCCACTGAGTGCATGCGGCCCAGGTCGTGGTCCTGCCGGGCCTTCTCAGCCAGTAGGCTGAAGTAACCGTGTAGCAGGTTGATTTCCTGCTCCGAGAAGTCCTGAGCGTTGATGAGGCGGTTACTGGCTCCTTTGTGGGCGGCAATCAGCTCATTCAGCTTCAGGTGTAGCACCAGAGAATCCTTGTTCTGGGCCCGCTGAATCAGAAACACCATCAGAAAGGTCACAATAGTGGTACCGGTATTAATGACCAGCTGCCAGGTTTCGGAGTAGTGAAACAACGGCCCCGTACCGGCCCATGCCAGTACTATGCCCAGGGCCAGACAAAACGCTTGGGTAGTACCCGACCAAGCAGTAACTGCCCCGGCAAAGCGGGCAAAGAAGTTGGACCGGGCAGTAGAAGTGAAATCAACAGCCATAGACAGTGAGGGAAAGTAGGCCAGAGCAGCCCGGGCAGGTAGATAAAGTGAAAATTACGGCGGGGAGATGAGGCGCAGCTGAAATTTTTCGGGCTGACACTGAGCAGGAAACCGTAGCGCAACGTAAAATCTACGGTAAAAAACGGGACTGGCCTTGCACCCTTGCCGGCAACCCTCTACTTTTGTCATCGATTCGCCGCCTCAGTGAATCCGGAAGCAACAGCTTCTGCTAGAGTAACAGGAGTGCCATCAGCATCTGCGCACGTGGTGAAACTGGTAGACACGCCATCTTGAGGGGGTGGTGCCTTCGGGTGTGGGAGTTCGAATCTCCCCGCGCGCACTCTTGAAAAAAGCCGCTTTGGTCTGCCGAAGCGGCTTTTTTTGTGCCCGGCTCCCACTGCAAACCGGCAGCAAAAACGCAGGTGCCTATCCGGCCGAAGTATAGCGAAGCTGCTATGCTTTTCGTTTCTTGAAGGCCGATTCTCGTGTTTTCATGAAACTACCCTCTCTGCAGCAACTGGCTGCCGAAGCGGCCCGCGTGGTGCGGCGCTTTCCTTTCACGTTGCTATGCGCCGTTGTGTTGTGCGGAACTGGCATCTATACCAACCACCTCAACTATCAGCAGCGGCAGCACCTAGAGTGGCTGTTTCCGTTGCTGTCGGCGGCGGGGTTAGGCTTATCGGGCACGTTGGCGGTGGCTCTCACGGCCGAGCGATATTACTGGCGGCCGGCGCTGCGTTGGGGCGCGTTGGCGGCGGTGCTGGGGCTGCTGGCAGTCTGGTACGCCGTGGCTCCCACCGAACCCACTTCGGAGTGGGGCGCGCGGCTGGCCTTGCTGCTGTTGGGTACGCACTTGACCGTAGCCGCCGGCCCCTACCTCTCCGAGCTGCGCCGCCAAGCCGATACGCCGGGTTTCTGGCGCTACAACGAAACTCTGTTCCTGCGCATCCTTACGGCCGGGCTGTATTCCGGGGTACTGTTTGCGGGCTGCGCGTTGGCCTTGGTAGCCGTCGAAAACCTGTTTTTCGTGGATATCAAGCCGCGGGTTTATGCCGATTTGTTTGTGGTGCTCGGCTCCGTCTTCAACACTTGGTTTTTCCTAGCCGGGGTGCCGCACGACTTCGCGGCGCTGGAGCAGGAAACCAGCTACCCCAAGGGCCTAAAGGTATTTACCCAATTCGTGCTGTTGCCGCTGGTGGTGCTGTACCTAGGCATTCTGTACGCCTACCTAGGCCGGATTCTGCTGCTCCAGGCGCTGCCGCAGGGCTGGGTATCGATGCTGGTGCTGGCCTTGGCTATGGCCGGTATCTTTGCGCTGCTGCTGATTCATCCTATCCGCCACGCCGCCGAAAACACCTGGATTCGCACCTTCGGGCGGTGGTTTTACCTGGCGCTATTTCCGTTGCTAGGGTTGCTGGCCGTGGCCATAAGCACCCGCATCCGGGCCTACGGCATCACCGAGGAGCGGTATTTCGTGCTGGTGCTGGCCGCCTGGCTATTCGGCATTGCCCTCTACTTTCTGGCGCGGCGCGGGCAGGGTATCATTTGGATTCCGGCTTCCCTGGCGGTGGTGGCGTTGCTAGCGGCCGGTGGGCCGTGGGGAGCGTTTGCCGTGGCCCAGCGCAGCCAACTCAACCAACTACGTGAAATCAGCATGCAGTACAAGTTGCTGAAAGATGGGAAGCTGGATGGAGCGGGGAAGCGGGTGCCTAATTTGCCCAAAGAAGCCCGCAAGCGCATTAATTCGGTGTTTGACTTCTTCGCAGATCGGGAAGATGTGGAAAAGCTGCAACCGCTGTTTGCCACAAAGCTTGTCTTGCCCGGTTCACTTCAAAACAAGCCCAGATGGTTGCATACGTATCACCGAACCAAACAACTCCACACTATCAGCGGGTTGCCAGAGTGGAATGAGTACGGAGCAGATGCCATAGATAACACGCACTTTTCTTTTACTACTGAGCACTTGGATGCTCAGCCACTGGGCCAGGGCCGGTGTTGGCTGCGCACATTGGACTTATCAACGTACCAAAGGCTGAAGGATGTAAACCAAGCAGAATTTACACTCCGTGAGGGCACCTTTCAGCTAGTAAAAACTCCTCAAGGCCAGTATCTGGAGTTGAGGAAGCAGACGGATTTGAACAGTTGGAAGCCTGTTCTAAAAATGAATATGGCGGCATTTTGTGATTCATTGATAGAATATAGCGGTGACTCTGATTTTACTTCAGTCCCCCTTACCAGCGCAGCGACTTACCCTGCATATTCGCAATAAGCAGGTGGTGTTGCATCTGTATCTGAGTGATATAGATAGAATGAAGACTGAGGCAACTGGCAGTCAAGAGTACACCTACGGTGGAGATGCACTACTGGAAGTAAAATAGAGAAGGCCCGGAGTGTGCAATACACTCCGGGC containing:
- a CDS encoding MOSC domain-containing protein: MPFPFFGDDKSTIARLLSTLPQQGRVEWIGLRPARRQPLLSVPEAEAETDRHLLGDHARPKAGGKRQITLIQHEHLGAVAGFLGMPEPVAPERLRRNLVVSGLNLLALKNRRIGIGSEVVLEITGECHPCSRMEEELGPGGYNAMRGHGGLTARIVQGGHIAVGDVVRVLELEKKPAPAPAAGESN
- a CDS encoding VIT1/CCC1 transporter family protein, with amino-acid sequence MQHQHPHPENHLTSSAMLQDIVIGLSDGLTVPFALAAGLSGAVQSSGLVITAGLAEVVAGSIAMGLGGYLAGRTEVEHYAAELQREYQEIAEVPHVERAEVDELLQEMGLSAATRAQAVRELTADPDQWVRFMMKYELGLEKPDPRQAPKSAFTISTAYAVGGLIPLSAYFLTATPTEGLVLSAVMTLVCLLIFGYLKSRMTGQPPVWGALKMAGTGALAAGAAFLVARQFERQ
- a CDS encoding Dps family protein — protein: MAKTTAKPAAAPKAAPKASAAKKAAPASNGQTASVQPILNQQFNAPAPLQKYGTVSQRLPIGLDEKTRQQSVTNLNQLLADTITLRDLYKKHHWQVVGPTFYQLHLLYDKHYEEQSTLVDTIAERIQILGGVAVAMAHDVAELTSIPRPPRDREEAPIQVGRLLEAHQIILKNCHDFAKQADEAGDDGTNDLAVSDVMRLNELQVWFVSEHVVDTPLARAE
- a CDS encoding low affinity iron permease family protein, translating into MAVDFTSTARSNFFARFAGAVTAWSGTTQAFCLALGIVLAWAGTGPLFHYSETWQLVINTGTTIVTFLMVFLIQRAQNKDSLVLHLKLNELIAAHKGASNRLINAQDFSEQEINLLHGYFSLLAEKARQDHDLGRMHSVEEAEENHQEKQKAHR
- a CDS encoding DUF4153 domain-containing protein; translation: MKLPSLQQLAAEAARVVRRFPFTLLCAVVLCGTGIYTNHLNYQQRQHLEWLFPLLSAAGLGLSGTLAVALTAERYYWRPALRWGALAAVLGLLAVWYAVAPTEPTSEWGARLALLLLGTHLTVAAGPYLSELRRQADTPGFWRYNETLFLRILTAGLYSGVLFAGCALALVAVENLFFVDIKPRVYADLFVVLGSVFNTWFFLAGVPHDFAALEQETSYPKGLKVFTQFVLLPLVVLYLGILYAYLGRILLLQALPQGWVSMLVLALAMAGIFALLLIHPIRHAAENTWIRTFGRWFYLALFPLLGLLAVAISTRIRAYGITEERYFVLVLAAWLFGIALYFLARRGQGIIWIPASLAVVALLAAGGPWGAFAVAQRSQLNQLREISMQYKLLKDGKLDGAGKRVPNLPKEARKRINSVFDFFADREDVEKLQPLFATKLVLPGSLQNKPRWLHTYHRTKQLHTISGLPEWNEYGADAIDNTHFSFTTEHLDAQPLGQGRCWLRTLDLSTYQRLKDVNQAEFTLREGTFQLVKTPQGQYLELRKQTDLNSWKPVLKMNMAAFCDSLIEYSGDSDFTSVPLTSAATYPAYSQ